The DNA segment CTCTGCTCGGCGCTTCGCCAGGGGCTTCGGTGACTGTTTCGATCATGCTCGAGCTGATCGAGAAATGCTTCCCGGCCAAGGCCAAGGGTGAGTGGGCGGCCAAACTGGCGGAGATCTTCCCGGCCCGCGAAAAGGTTCTGGAAACCGATGCTGCGCTGTATCGCAAGATCAACACGCAGAACAACATCGCCCTGGAACTGGTTGAAGAAAGCAGCGAGACCCCAAGCTTCGCTTGATCTTGCGCCATAAAAAACGCCCCGTACTCAGTGAGTGCGGGGCGTTTTTTTTGCTGGGATAAAAACCAATACTGCTGGCTCACCAACACTTGTGGTGAGGGGATTTATCCCCGATCGGCTGCGCAGCAGTCGCAAACCATTGATGCGATTTACCTGACACCCTTGCACTCAGGCTTCGGGGCCGCTACGCAGCCCATCGGGGATAAATCCCCTCGCCACAAGTATCGGGTGATCTTAGCCGCGAGCTTTTTCTATCAGCTCAATGTACTCGGCCGCATTTCGCTGATCCTTGATCAGGTCAACAAACGTCTGGCCCTGCTCATCCTTGCCATCCACGTCGTAACCGGCAGCCACGAAGAACGTCAGAAAGCGCTCGAAATCGTCGATGCGCAGGCCGCGATAGGCCTTGACCAGTTTGTGCAGCGACGGCGAAGTGGCGTCGACCGGCTCAAAATCGAGGAACAGCTTGATCTGCTCATCGCCGATCTCGTCACCAATCACCTGTTTCTTATCTTTAC comes from the Pseudomonas sp. RSB 5.4 genome and includes:
- a CDS encoding PA4642 family protein; this encodes MRKDKKQVIGDEIGDEQIKLFLDFEPVDATSPSLHKLVKAYRGLRIDDFERFLTFFVAAGYDVDGKDEQGQTFVDLIKDQRNAAEYIELIEKARG